The following is a genomic window from Planctomycetia bacterium.
CCATCCTGTCGGAACTCGGATTCAAATACAGTTCGAGCGTGTTTCCGATCCGGCACCCGCGGTACGGCATCCCCACCGCGCCTCGCGGCGTACATCGCTGGCCGGGGTGCGGCCTACTGGAGTGCCCTCCCGCGACGGTTCGGCTGATGGGCCGGAACTGGCCCGTTGCAGGGGGCGGCTATTTTCGGCTGATTCCCGGTGGCGCGATTCGCTGGGCGCTTCGACGGATGAATCGGGCGGGCATGCCGGCCGTCATATATCTACACCCGTATGAATTGGACGTTTCCGGAGTGAGCGAGCACGTCGCCGAAGGGGTTCAGGTCGAATCGCGCCGGCACTTGACCCAGGCGTTATTTCGCAGCCGGGTCGAGCCGCGCATGCACCGGCTGCTGGAGTCATTTTCGTTTCTGCCGCTTCGCGACCTGCTCCAGCACAAACTATGAGTCCGCCGCGATGGGCTGGCGGCTGATTGAAGTGCCGTCTCATCTGCCTTACCATGCGAAAGATGAGTTTGCGACGGATCGCCCCTCTCTTGTTGGTTCTTGCCTTGTTTCCCGCCTCCCGATTTGATTGTCGCCAAGGCGATGAGACTGCACCTGCCGAGCCGACGGTGGGAAAACTCGTTCCTGACGATATCGCCGCAAAACTGATTGAGAGCGGCTGGGACGAGCGCGTGGAGGGTGGTCTGGGACTCTGGGTTTCGGGGGCCCGACAGGAACTGATCGGTATACGAGGGGACCGGGTTGACTTTGTGTACCCGTGCTCGACGGCGGCCAAGGGGATGGGCAATCGAGAGAACTCGAACCAGACGCCGACCGGCTGGCACAAGATTGATGAAAAAATCGGCGGCAACTCGCCGTGGGGAACCATCTTCGTCGAGCGGAAGTCCAACGGGAAGACATGGGCAACCGATCAGGTCACCGAGAAAGACTACGTCCTGACCCGAATCATGTGGCTGCGCGGACTTGAGCCCGGAATCAACGCGGGGCCGGGCGTCGATTCGCACGATCGTTACATTTACATCCACGGCACGCCCGCGGAAGACAAGATCGGCACACCCGCCTCGATGGGCTGCATCCGCCTTCGCAACGACGACGTGATCACACTCTTCGATACCGTGGAGTCTGGGACTCCCGTCTTGATCACCGAGTGGTAACAGCGGCCTATTTGGTCGTTACCACGTATAGCGGACGGTGTAGTCCACCGTCTTTTCGCCCTCGGCCGGAACGACCACTTCGAAGTGAATCGTCCGCGCGTCGATCTTCTGAAACTCATCGCTCGACTTGGAAATCTCCCAGGTCGTCCAGCGGTAAAGATTCTCTTTGATGATGACCTTCTGATCTGCGTTCTTGTGATTGCGAATCTGGATTCGGAAGCTCTCAGTCATCGTCTTGCGGCCCGAGTCCATGTTGAAGTCGGTCTGGGTGCGCTCGCCCACGACATCAAAGGCCTGGCCAAGCTTGATCAGGACCTTTTCATCCTTCGGCGTATGATCGATGAGATCTTCGCCGATGAACTCGAGCGTGCCATCTGCATCGTCCTTCTTGTATACGCGGACTTTCCCCTTGGGCAGGGGCATGCCCATGTTGCTCTTCTTGTCGTTCTTGAATCGGACATAGACATCGACCTTGGGATTGGATTGGCCGCCGAGGCCGCGGTCGAGATTGGGCTGCGCCGTAAAGCTCCAGTAGGCCCCCATGGGGAGACCGTAATAGACGAGCACTTTCTCAACCGCAACATCACGGGCGGTGGGAAAAAGCGTAATTTGCTGGGTGGTGTTCGAAAGGATGTCCGTTCGGCGCGGGAGGGTGTAGAGGTGGTATTCGAAGAACGACTTTTCCTCGAATCCCTGGGAATCCTTCATCGCAAGTGATTCCATTTTTCCCGCCATTCCGCGGAACATTTGTTGTTCCGGCGCGATTCGCTGCACGTCACCGGCGATAAGCTTAAGTCTTGCGTTCTTGTAGGCCGCGCCGGACAGGTTCATGAGCGTGACCCATGCACCAACGTCCGCCTTGGTGTCCTCTGGATTCAGGAGCATGTTGTAGTCTGCCCGCCAAGTGATGCCGCCGGTTTGATAGGTGGTGCGCACGACGTGTTCGCCTGCCTCATCTGCCGAGACTTTCCAGACCAAAGTCGGTCGGGTGATAAGACCGCCGGGCAGTTCTCCAAGCTGAACCTGTTGACCCTGACCGGACAGGATGCGAACGCCGTTTGACGTGTTCAAGACCAGTTGCCCCTGAGTCGCGGAAAGCAGCGTGCCCTTGACCGTTTCGGACACATCGCCATGGGTGAGGATGACGGAGATCTCCCGGTCGATGTACTTCTCCATGACTTTGTCAGGGCTGACCAGATCGAATTGAAAGTTCTGCTCCATGACGCTCGTTGCGTCCGGGGTGGTCAGATCGAGAAAGCTCACGGTCGTCGGGTCGATGAATTGAGCGACATCGGTGAAACGCAGTTCATTCACTCCCGATTTCAAAGTGACCGTGCGTGCCTCCTTCACCACGCCGAAGCCGGGAACCTGCCAGGCAAACATCGGGTTGAAGCCCTGCCGCTGCTGGGCGATAAACTGCTGCGGATCGAACCCTGCGGGGTCCGCGGAGGAGTAAACCGTGACGGCGGGCCCCTCGTCGTCCGCGGCGACGGCTTTGTTGACGCCGCTCAGGCAAATAGCGGTCGAGAAAGCGACGCCAGAAATCAACCCGAACAGGCGATTGCGAATCATGTCAAATCTCCTTGAATAGCTTCTTCGTGAGCGGATCATATCGCTCTCGCACCTTGGACGCACGAGGCGACCGGGTAGTTCCCGAAATCTCGCTTTTGGAGTACCAGCGTCACGATGGAAATCGCTCGCTTGAATCGCACGGATTGCGCCGATAATGACACAGATGAACACCACACGCTTGCAGTGGATTGCTCGGGAACGAAAATAAAGAGCCAGGAATCTCCGTCTTAAACCGCACGGCTTGCACAGCCGGCGTTATTGAGGGTTGCACATGATCGTCGTTTTGAAGCCCGGTTCGAGCCAGAAGGATATTGACCACGTTTCGCAGTTAGTCCGCGAGCGCGGATTGAAAGATGTGGTCATCGTCGGAACGGACCGGACCGTGGTCGCCGCCGTCGGGGACGAGCGACTGGTTGACATGTCGGCCATTGAGAGCGCTCCCATGGTGGAGCGGCTGGTTCCGATTCTTGCCCCATACAAGGTGGCCAGCCGGGAAATACGCCCCGAGCCATCGGTCATCAATGCGGGCAGCGGCATGGAGGTGGGCGGTCGCAAGATCGCCGTCATTGCCGGTCCTTGCAGCGTGGAGTGCGAAACGCAACTGATGCGCGTGGCGCATGCGGTCAAGCAGGCCGGGGCGCACGGCCTTCGCGGCGGAGCATTCAAACCGCGAACCAATCCCTACGAATTCAAAGGGCTGGGGGAAGAGGGGCTGAAGCTGCTGGCAAAAGCCCGGGCAGAGACGGGTTTGGCGATCGTGACGGAAGTCATGAGCATCGACCAGGTTGACCTCGTCGCGGAATATGCCGACGTCCTGCAAATCGGCACGCGAAACATGCACAATTTCAATCTGCTGGTGGCAGCGGGACGCACGCGAAAGCCGGTCATGCTCAAGCGCGGCTGGAGCGCGACCCTGAATGAGTTTTTGCTGGCTGCCGAGTACATCATGAACGAGGGCAACAACGACGTGATCCTGTGCGAACGAGGCATTCGAACGCATGAGACTTACGTGAGAAACACACTTGCCCTGGGCATTATCCCCGCGATCAAGAGAGAGTCTCACCTGCCGATCGTCATTGATCCATCGCAGGGCACGGGACATGCATACATGGTCCCATCGATGAGCCGGGCGGCCATCGCGGCCGGGGCCGACGGTCTCATCATTGAAGTCCATGGCGATCCTGAGCACGCGTTGACGGATGGGGCCCAGTCGATCACGCCGGAGGTTTTTTCGAACCTGATGAGCGAACTTGACCCGATTTCGAAGGCGGTTGGGCGAACGGTCTAGTTGGTTTGCGCGAGGGAAGCAGGGGCATGCGAGACAGGAAGCAGATCGCCACATTGAGACGTTAATCGCGTGGAATACCGTTCGTCAGATGCCATCTAATTGATTATCTTACAACGCTTTACATCGTTCGACCAGCTCGGTCCCAGGATCGAGCGCGGGCGGTCGATCCGACGACCAACGGCAAAACGACGGCGTTTTCACTTCTCGGAGGGGCTTTGGCCGCCTATAATGGCCCAGAGGTTAGGAGCCTGCCGCGATCTCTCTGGGATTTTTCCGGGGAATAATATCTTGTTGTCGTCGGGTATAAAGATATAGTGAGGCGAGAGACGCACGCGGGACAAAGGCCGGGTGGCTAGGCGAGCAGCTGAGCCACAGGGGCCGAAGTTGGCGTTTTGGCAGTTGCGTGCAACCCCAGGGTGGTGGCATTCCAGAATTGTTCGATAAGCCGTATATCGAGAATTGCGAAGATTCGGCCGAACAGCCTTGAGCCGAGTATGAATAACGGAAGGAGTCCTTTGATGTTTCGTGAAAAGCGCCGTTCAAATGGTTTTACCCTGATCGAATTGCTGGTTGTGATTTCGATCATCGCCGTCCTTATCAGCATCTTGCTGCCGGCGCTCTCCAGCGCGGTCCAACAGGCCCGTAAGGTGAGCTGCCAGTCAGCCATGAGATCGTTGGGACAGACCGCTCAAACCTACGCAAGTGACGACCCGAACGGCATCATTGGACCGGTCCACTACAAGGCCTTCAATTTCATCTATGAGGGCTACGCCGAATACGGCGGCGGCCCGGGCACGATGCCCTACGTGAACTGGGGTGAAGAGTTTGATCCGCGAACCCGGCCGTTCAACAACCTGATGTACGGCGCTCGCGGTCTCGTTGCCAATACGGCGCCGGGAACCACTGGCGTTTTCAAGGAGTTTCAGTGCGCCGGCGACGATTTCGGCTGGCAGGCGTGGCCCGGCTTCGGCAGCAACCCGTTGGAGACCGAGACACCTTATTACAAGGGCAACGGTGTCGCCTGTCGCATGAACAACCTCCAGTTTGAAGGTAGTAGCTCTGGTGGTGGTGGCGTGGCGAATCCCTCAACGGTCGTGAATGTCGGAGTCTATGGGCGATCCGTTAACAAGGTTCCGGATACCTCTCAGGTCATGCACTTCTTTGAGACACGCGTTTTCCAGACGCTCTTTACAAATAACATCTGGGGCTTCATCACGCAGGGTGAGTT
Proteins encoded in this region:
- the aroF gene encoding 3-deoxy-7-phosphoheptulonate synthase, with translation MIVVLKPGSSQKDIDHVSQLVRERGLKDVVIVGTDRTVVAAVGDERLVDMSAIESAPMVERLVPILAPYKVASREIRPEPSVINAGSGMEVGGRKIAVIAGPCSVECETQLMRVAHAVKQAGAHGLRGGAFKPRTNPYEFKGLGEEGLKLLAKARAETGLAIVTEVMSIDQVDLVAEYADVLQIGTRNMHNFNLLVAAGRTRKPVMLKRGWSATLNEFLLAAEYIMNEGNNDVILCERGIRTHETYVRNTLALGIIPAIKRESHLPIVIDPSQGTGHAYMVPSMSRAAIAAGADGLIIEVHGDPEHALTDGAQSITPEVFSNLMSELDPISKAVGRTV
- a CDS encoding L,D-transpeptidase; protein product: MGKLVPDDIAAKLIESGWDERVEGGLGLWVSGARQELIGIRGDRVDFVYPCSTAAKGMGNRENSNQTPTGWHKIDEKIGGNSPWGTIFVERKSNGKTWATDQVTEKDYVLTRIMWLRGLEPGINAGPGVDSHDRYIYIHGTPAEDKIGTPASMGCIRLRNDDVITLFDTVESGTPVLITEW
- a CDS encoding type II secretion system protein, giving the protein MNNGRSPLMFREKRRSNGFTLIELLVVISIIAVLISILLPALSSAVQQARKVSCQSAMRSLGQTAQTYASDDPNGIIGPVHYKAFNFIYEGYAEYGGGPGTMPYVNWGEEFDPRTRPFNNLMYGARGLVANTAPGTTGVFKEFQCAGDDFGWQAWPGFGSNPLETETPYYKGNGVACRMNNLQFEGSSSGGGGVANPSTVVNVGVYGRSVNKVPDTSQVMHFFETRVFQTLFTNNIWGFITQGELSTNHRKLGFLNVEYVDGHVNFADFGDDTYYQHALPGTYGGAHTDETDARGSWGRFDCWPSPPVPF
- a CDS encoding DUF4139 domain-containing protein; its protein translation is MIRNRLFGLISGVAFSTAICLSGVNKAVAADDEGPAVTVYSSADPAGFDPQQFIAQQRQGFNPMFAWQVPGFGVVKEARTVTLKSGVNELRFTDVAQFIDPTTVSFLDLTTPDATSVMEQNFQFDLVSPDKVMEKYIDREISVILTHGDVSETVKGTLLSATQGQLVLNTSNGVRILSGQGQQVQLGELPGGLITRPTLVWKVSADEAGEHVVRTTYQTGGITWRADYNMLLNPEDTKADVGAWVTLMNLSGAAYKNARLKLIAGDVQRIAPEQQMFRGMAGKMESLAMKDSQGFEEKSFFEYHLYTLPRRTDILSNTTQQITLFPTARDVAVEKVLVYYGLPMGAYWSFTAQPNLDRGLGGQSNPKVDVYVRFKNDKKSNMGMPLPKGKVRVYKKDDADGTLEFIGEDLIDHTPKDEKVLIKLGQAFDVVGERTQTDFNMDSGRKTMTESFRIQIRNHKNADQKVIIKENLYRWTTWEISKSSDEFQKIDARTIHFEVVVPAEGEKTVDYTVRYTW